Proteins co-encoded in one Aminivibrio pyruvatiphilus genomic window:
- a CDS encoding tripartite tricarboxylate transporter substrate binding protein, which yields MKKAALVLALVSLIFGSAAFAADFPAKNIRLLVPFAAGGGTDAVARALAASAEKHLGQPVVVMNKAGGSGAVGMTEGAMAKADGYTVTMVTREIAWLPQMGLAQITPDNFDLLALINEDPAIMLVRPDSKFTSVKDVLEAAKAAPGSVKFGSTAKPNFYLLALELNQKVRFNQIPYNGAAEAIPALMGGHVDFTMVNPGEAISQINAGQLKPLGVASDVRMAGLPDVPTMTEQGYPIVTGTWRGLALPRGTPDAVKAVLGNAFRKAAQEKEFTDFMNGRTLGIRLMNSDEFKTFVDNDVKALTEIVEEVKKQQ from the coding sequence ATGAAAAAAGCAGCACTCGTACTGGCACTGGTTTCACTGATCTTCGGCAGCGCCGCATTCGCGGCCGATTTCCCGGCGAAGAACATCCGCCTTCTCGTCCCCTTCGCGGCGGGCGGCGGCACCGACGCAGTGGCACGGGCCCTTGCGGCTTCGGCCGAAAAGCACCTTGGCCAGCCCGTGGTCGTCATGAACAAGGCCGGCGGTTCGGGTGCCGTGGGCATGACCGAGGGCGCCATGGCCAAGGCCGACGGATACACCGTCACCATGGTCACCAGGGAGATCGCCTGGCTTCCCCAGATGGGGCTCGCCCAGATCACTCCCGACAACTTCGACCTTCTCGCCCTCATCAACGAGGACCCCGCCATCATGCTCGTCCGTCCCGACTCGAAATTCACGTCGGTGAAGGACGTTCTCGAGGCGGCAAAGGCTGCGCCGGGATCGGTGAAGTTCGGCAGCACCGCCAAGCCCAACTTCTACCTTCTCGCCCTGGAGCTGAACCAGAAGGTCAGATTCAACCAGATTCCCTATAACGGCGCAGCGGAGGCCATCCCCGCCCTTATGGGCGGACACGTGGACTTCACCATGGTCAACCCCGGCGAAGCAATTTCCCAGATCAACGCCGGCCAGCTGAAGCCCCTCGGCGTGGCCTCCGACGTCCGCATGGCCGGGCTTCCCGATGTTCCCACCATGACCGAGCAGGGATATCCCATCGTTACCGGAACCTGGAGGGGGCTTGCCCTGCCCAGGGGAACCCCTGACGCCGTAAAGGCCGTTCTCGGAAACGCTTTCCGGAAAGCCGCCCAGGAAAAGGAATTCACCGACTTCATGAATGGCAGGACGCTGGGCATCCGGCTCATGAATTCAGACGAGTTCAAGACCTTCGTGGACAACGACGTGAAAGCCCTCACGGAAATCGTGGAGGAAGTGAAAAAGCAGCAGTAG